In the genome of Cellvibrio sp. KY-YJ-3, one region contains:
- a CDS encoding SMP-30/gluconolactonase/LRE family protein, which produces MKTLCKPLFNIGLMSAILVGLSACEQQSSQVSAASSAAASSVADTTFSSMAAGAACEGTAPAGDLTPVRIEAANTTRTEPGLYEGPVWINDSLYFSDFVFSEGFPSRVQKLDASGQMTTVIEDSGSNGLAVDNNSLLVAGTHKYKSVSRYNLATGERSTVAQTFQDNVFNSPNDIAITEDGVVYFTDPAFQTAAAPGGQEKTGVYRVATDGSVTLVDDTISNPNGITLSPDESVLYVNGGGEQGILRAYEIVDGIPQAGKDLVTGIHIPDGMAVDCLGNIYLTEHLSRQLRVFTPAGEQIAQATVDANLTNVAFGGPEGTTLFLTGAGSLWKIELGITGSAY; this is translated from the coding sequence ATGAAAACCTTATGCAAACCACTATTTAATATCGGCTTAATGAGCGCAATCCTGGTTGGCCTTTCGGCGTGCGAGCAACAATCATCACAGGTTTCAGCTGCCAGTTCGGCGGCTGCTTCTTCTGTTGCTGATACTACCTTTTCCTCGATGGCAGCTGGTGCTGCGTGTGAAGGTACGGCGCCAGCAGGCGACTTGACTCCAGTGCGTATCGAAGCGGCCAATACTACCCGCACTGAACCCGGCTTATATGAAGGCCCCGTGTGGATCAATGATTCCTTGTACTTTTCCGATTTTGTATTTAGCGAAGGTTTCCCGTCGCGAGTACAAAAGTTAGATGCTTCTGGCCAGATGACAACGGTTATTGAGGACTCTGGTAGCAATGGCTTGGCTGTGGATAACAATAGTTTGCTGGTTGCGGGCACGCACAAGTATAAAAGTGTGTCGCGCTACAATCTTGCAACTGGTGAGCGCAGCACAGTGGCCCAAACCTTTCAAGACAACGTATTTAATTCACCCAACGATATAGCCATCACCGAAGACGGTGTTGTTTATTTTACTGATCCGGCGTTCCAAACGGCCGCCGCACCCGGTGGTCAGGAAAAAACGGGTGTTTATCGTGTGGCGACGGATGGTAGCGTGACCTTGGTTGATGACACTATTAGCAATCCCAACGGTATTACTCTATCGCCCGATGAAAGTGTGCTTTATGTAAATGGTGGTGGCGAGCAGGGTATATTGCGCGCGTATGAAATTGTTGATGGGATTCCGCAGGCGGGTAAAGATCTGGTCACCGGTATTCATATTCCGGACGGCATGGCAGTGGATTGTTTGGGAAACATTTATCTCACTGAACACTTATCGCGCCAATTGCGTGTATTTACCCCTGCCGGCGAACAAATTGCTCAAGCCACAGTAGACGCCAACTTGACCAACGTTGCATTTGGCGGCCCTGAAGGTACCACTTTGTTTTTAACAGGTGCAGGTTCTTTGTGGAAAATTGAGTTGGGAATTACTGGTTCGGCTTATTAA
- a CDS encoding tRNA-(ms[2]io[6]A)-hydroxylase, translating to MNALTKIQQFLHCETPDAWVKNALDNQALLLLDHANCEKKAASTAINLMFRYVGDFDMMNKMSRLAREELRHYEQVMAIMKARGVSYDQITPGRYAGELRKLVRTSEPGRYIDTLICGAIIEARSCERFAKVAPFLDEELQKFYLSLLKSESRHYEDYLVLAKRAAEGADISARVQEFLALEKTLIEGSDEEFRFHSGVVNSFTA from the coding sequence ATGAATGCTCTCACCAAAATCCAACAATTTCTGCACTGCGAAACCCCCGATGCTTGGGTAAAAAACGCTTTGGATAATCAAGCATTGTTACTGCTTGATCACGCCAACTGCGAAAAAAAAGCGGCATCAACTGCGATTAATTTGATGTTCCGCTACGTAGGCGATTTTGACATGATGAACAAAATGTCGCGTCTTGCCCGCGAGGAGTTGCGTCACTACGAACAGGTTATGGCAATTATGAAGGCGAGGGGCGTTAGCTATGATCAAATCACTCCTGGTCGTTACGCGGGTGAGCTGCGCAAATTAGTGCGTACTTCTGAACCCGGCCGCTATATAGACACCCTTATCTGCGGCGCCATTATCGAAGCTCGTTCCTGCGAACGCTTTGCCAAAGTCGCTCCATTTTTGGATGAAGAGCTGCAGAAATTTTATCTATCGCTGCTGAAATCCGAATCTCGTCATTACGAAGATTATTTAGTTCTCGCCAAACGAGCAGCAGAGGGCGCGGATATTTCTGCAAGAGTGCAGGAGTTTCTTGCGTTGGAAAAAACCTTGATTGAAGGTAGTGATGAAGAGTTTCGATTTCATTCGGGAGTTGTGAACT
- a CDS encoding DUF1289 domain-containing protein, translating into MLVLKPVKTPCVGICSTGIGDSVCRGCKRFGHEVINWNAYTHDQRLLIAQRLEAFLAQIVQNMIHIHDEKLLLAQIKHQQIQFKPEQNPYCWVFDLLRAGASQIQDLSQYGLALHANWKGTPLPVIRDNIDKDFYALSCAHYERYISPCFITVETLEQHK; encoded by the coding sequence ATGCTTGTATTAAAACCCGTAAAAACTCCCTGTGTGGGAATTTGCTCTACCGGCATTGGCGACAGTGTCTGTCGCGGCTGTAAACGTTTTGGTCATGAGGTGATTAACTGGAATGCCTATACTCATGATCAACGTTTATTGATTGCGCAACGGTTAGAAGCATTTCTTGCGCAAATTGTGCAGAACATGATTCATATCCATGATGAAAAGTTGCTGCTCGCGCAAATTAAACACCAACAAATCCAATTCAAACCCGAACAAAATCCCTATTGCTGGGTATTTGATTTATTGCGCGCTGGCGCCAGCCAGATTCAGGATTTATCGCAATATGGCTTGGCATTGCACGCAAATTGGAAAGGGACTCCCTTGCCGGTTATTCGCGACAATATCGACAAAGATTTTTACGCGCTGTCTTGCGCGCATTACGAACGTTATATTTCACCTTGTTTTATCACTGTTGAAACACTCGAACAACACAAATAG